One genomic segment of Pseudomonas sp. p1(2021b) includes these proteins:
- a CDS encoding glycosyltransferase family 2 protein, producing the protein MHRPCAVIPVYDHEHAVPAVVAQVLGAGLPCVLVDDASHRPCALVLDQLARQEQVFLVRLAVNQGKGGAVMAGLREAARLGFTHALQVDADGQHDLADVHAFLADSRVCPQALVCGYPQYDASVPKGRLYARYLTHVWVWINTLSLAIPDSMCGFRVYPLVPTLALLDRVRLGRRMDFDTEILVRLAWRGQPMRWRPIRVHYPSDGVSHFRLLHDNVLISRMHARLFFGMLLRAPRILWRRWRR; encoded by the coding sequence GTGCATAGGCCTTGCGCGGTGATCCCGGTGTACGACCACGAGCACGCGGTACCCGCGGTGGTGGCCCAAGTGCTGGGCGCCGGGTTGCCCTGCGTGCTGGTGGACGATGCCAGCCACCGGCCCTGCGCCCTGGTCCTGGACCAGCTGGCCAGGCAGGAACAGGTGTTCCTGGTGCGCCTGGCCGTCAACCAGGGCAAGGGTGGCGCGGTGATGGCCGGCCTGCGCGAAGCGGCCCGGCTGGGCTTCACCCATGCCTTGCAGGTGGACGCCGATGGCCAGCACGACCTTGCCGATGTCCACGCATTCCTGGCCGACTCGAGGGTTTGCCCACAGGCCCTGGTGTGCGGTTATCCACAGTACGACGCCAGCGTGCCCAAGGGGCGCCTCTATGCGCGCTACCTGACCCACGTCTGGGTGTGGATCAACACCTTGTCGCTGGCCATCCCGGACTCGATGTGCGGGTTTCGCGTGTACCCGCTCGTCCCCACCCTGGCGTTGCTGGACAGGGTACGCCTCGGGCGGCGCATGGATTTCGACACGGAGATCCTGGTGCGCCTGGCCTGGCGCGGGCAACCGATGCGCTGGCGGCCGATCCGGGTGCATTACCCGAGCGATGGCGTCTCGCATTTTCGCCTGCTGCACGACAACGTGCTGATCTCGCGGATGCACGCCCGGCTGTTCTTCGGCATGCTGCTGCGCGCACCGCGGATCCTGTGGCGCAGGTGGCGACGATGA
- a CDS encoding glycosyl transferase, producing MSHPSRHWAEQRERGSFWLMKLTAVLVRLLGRRLLSPLIHGIVLYFFLFGRKARRSAWQYQQRLAAWSDGQVPAPTHGRVFGQFMAFADALLDKLDAWNGRLRLEDIEIHDPSQLRRQLRGSRGQMLVGAHLGNLEVCRALAELGERVTMNVLVHTRHAERFNRLLGEAGASHLRLIQVSELDPAIMLQLSERLERGEWLAIAGDRVPLHGSRTVAVDFLGHRAAFPQGPWLLAGLLGCPVNLLFCLKHQGRYRITLEPFAERLQWRRDLREQVIAEWAGRYAARLGHYCLQAPGQWFNFYPFWNDDDDASP from the coding sequence ATGAGCCACCCTTCCCGGCACTGGGCCGAACAGCGCGAACGCGGCAGCTTCTGGCTGATGAAGCTGACCGCCGTGCTGGTGCGCCTGCTCGGCCGACGCCTGCTCAGCCCGTTGATCCACGGCATCGTGCTGTATTTCTTCCTGTTCGGTCGCAAGGCCCGGCGCAGCGCCTGGCAGTACCAGCAACGGCTGGCCGCCTGGAGCGACGGCCAGGTACCGGCACCCACCCATGGGCGGGTGTTCGGCCAGTTCATGGCCTTCGCCGACGCCTTGCTGGACAAGCTGGACGCCTGGAACGGCCGGCTGCGCCTGGAAGATATCGAGATCCACGACCCCAGCCAGCTGCGCCGGCAATTGCGCGGCAGCCGCGGGCAGATGCTGGTGGGCGCGCACTTGGGCAACCTGGAAGTCTGCCGGGCCCTGGCAGAGCTGGGCGAGCGGGTGACCATGAACGTGCTGGTGCACACCCGCCATGCCGAACGCTTCAATCGCCTGCTGGGCGAGGCCGGCGCCAGCCACCTGCGGCTGATCCAGGTCAGCGAGCTGGACCCGGCGATCATGCTGCAACTGTCCGAGCGCCTGGAACGCGGCGAATGGCTGGCCATCGCCGGCGACCGTGTGCCTTTGCACGGCAGCCGCACCGTGGCCGTGGATTTTCTCGGCCACCGGGCGGCCTTCCCCCAAGGCCCCTGGCTGCTGGCGGGCCTGCTGGGCTGCCCGGTCAACCTGTTGTTCTGCCTCAAGCACCAAGGCCGCTACCGGATCACCCTGGAGCCCTTCGCCGAACGCCTGCAGTGGCGCCGCGACTTGCGCGAGCAGGTGATTGCCGAATGGGCCGGGCGCTATGCCGCCCGCCTGGGCCATTATTGTCTGCAGGCCCCTGGCCAGTGGTTCAACTTCTACCCTTTCTGGAACGACGATGACGACGCATCCCCATGA
- a CDS encoding beta-ketoacyl-[acyl-carrier-protein] synthase family protein, whose product MTAFLDALGLVCALGHGQADVARRLFAGDCSGMQLQDDWVPGRRLPVGAVTGPLPELPLPGHQSRNNQLLLAAALQIEPAIRQALERHGPQRVGVVLGTSTSGIAEATTGIAHYLQAGRFPADYRYDQQELSAPANFLAAWLGLQGPAYVLSTACTSSGRALLSARRLLDLGLCDAVLCGGVDSLCSLTLNGFTALEAVSAQRCNPLSANRDGINIGEGAALFLMTRQATPEGHGIALLGAGASSDAFHISAPDPSGKGALQAMRKALDNAGLTPGQVDYLNLHGTATMHNDAMECLAVHSLFGNHLPCSSSKPMTGHTLGAAGALEAAFCWLSLSRHNPQGLLPPHCWDGQPDPALPALNLVDGRQRLPAHGPRRLMSNSFAFGGNNVSLILGDAP is encoded by the coding sequence ATGACCGCCTTCCTCGACGCCCTGGGCCTGGTCTGTGCCCTCGGGCACGGCCAGGCCGACGTGGCCCGCAGGCTTTTTGCCGGCGACTGCTCCGGCATGCAGCTGCAGGACGACTGGGTGCCTGGGCGCCGCCTGCCGGTCGGTGCCGTGACCGGGCCACTGCCCGAGCTGCCGCTGCCCGGCCACCAGAGCCGCAACAACCAGCTGCTGCTGGCCGCCGCCTTGCAGATCGAACCGGCCATCCGGCAAGCCCTCGAGCGCCATGGCCCACAACGGGTCGGCGTAGTGCTGGGCACCAGCACCTCGGGGATCGCCGAAGCCACCACCGGCATCGCCCATTACCTCCAGGCGGGCCGCTTCCCAGCCGACTACCGCTACGACCAGCAGGAGCTCAGCGCGCCGGCGAACTTCCTGGCGGCCTGGCTGGGCCTGCAAGGCCCTGCCTACGTGTTGTCCACCGCTTGCACCTCCAGCGGTCGCGCGCTGCTCAGCGCACGGCGCCTGCTCGACCTGGGCCTGTGCGATGCCGTGCTGTGCGGTGGCGTGGACAGCCTCTGCAGCCTGACGCTCAACGGCTTCACCGCCCTGGAGGCCGTCAGCGCGCAGCGCTGCAACCCGCTCTCGGCCAACCGCGACGGTATCAATATCGGCGAAGGAGCCGCCCTGTTCCTGATGACCCGCCAAGCGACACCCGAAGGGCACGGCATCGCCCTGCTCGGCGCTGGCGCCAGCTCCGATGCGTTCCATATCTCGGCACCGGACCCCAGCGGCAAGGGCGCCTTGCAGGCCATGCGCAAAGCACTGGACAATGCAGGCCTGACGCCAGGGCAGGTCGATTATCTGAACCTGCACGGCACCGCCACCATGCACAACGACGCCATGGAATGCCTGGCCGTGCACAGCCTGTTCGGCAACCATCTGCCCTGCTCCTCCAGCAAGCCCATGACCGGCCATACCCTGGGCGCCGCCGGCGCGCTGGAAGCCGCGTTCTGCTGGCTGAGCCTGAGCCGGCACAACCCGCAGGGCCTGTTGCCGCCCCATTGCTGGGATGGCCAGCCCGACCCGGCCTTGCCGGCCCTGAACCTGGTCGATGGCCGCCAGCGCTTGCCGGCGCACGGGCCGCGCCGGCTGATGAGCAATTCGTTCGCCTTCGGTGGCAACAATGTCAGCCTGATTCTCGGAGATGCCCCATGA
- a CDS encoding phosphopantetheine-binding protein gives MSDPHNLHRDIKQLIIDALGLEDIGVQDIDDQQPLFGEGLGLDSVDALELGLALQKRFGIKIDADAKDTRSHFTNVATLAAFITARQAA, from the coding sequence ATGAGCGATCCACACAACCTGCACCGTGACATCAAGCAACTGATCATCGACGCCCTGGGCCTGGAGGACATCGGCGTCCAGGACATCGATGACCAGCAGCCACTGTTCGGCGAAGGCCTGGGCCTGGACTCGGTAGATGCCCTCGAACTCGGCCTGGCCCTGCAGAAACGCTTTGGCATCAAGATCGATGCCGACGCCAAGGACACCCGCTCCCATTTCACCAATGTCGCCACCTTGGCGGCATTCATCACTGCCCGACAGGCTGCCTGA
- a CDS encoding AMP-binding protein produces MNWIEPQHLLQPQAAPRVVTRAPALDHATLCQAALCLAGGLRERGVQRLAVHLEDAGELAIALLGAWRAGAQVLLPADLQAQTRARWSAQVELWLSDEPGDHSLASLSGVPLAPADLDLDACRISLCTSGSSGEPKRIDKQLRQLANEVQALERLWGADLGDAWIIGSVATQHIYGLLFRVLWPLCAGRGFLRRQLPFPEDLQCASREQPGFAWVASPALLKRMGDNLDWPALGQVRRVFSSGGALPGDAAQQLHRRLGQWPVEILGSSETGGIAWREGDAPWRPFEGITLSQSADGALCVASPYLPHGHVEHTADAVQFTDDGRFHLLGRLDRIVKLEEKRISLPLLEQALCAHEWVSEARLGVVQQGRAFLGALLVPSPAGLHQLRTQGRRALLDTLRQHLAQHCESLALPRRWRLLRQLPLNGQGKLPQAQVQALLQAPRNNAPDVLQATPDDQQLSLRLAVPADLACFTGHFPTTPILPGVVQVDWAMTLATPLLPQGLRFAGMEVLKFQQLVRPGDELELTLRYEAQRGKLYFTYASNGQACSSGRILLEPNGA; encoded by the coding sequence ATGAACTGGATCGAACCCCAGCACTTGCTGCAGCCACAGGCCGCCCCCCGGGTCGTTACCCGCGCGCCTGCGCTGGACCACGCCACCCTCTGCCAGGCCGCCCTGTGCCTGGCAGGCGGCCTGCGCGAACGTGGCGTGCAGCGCCTGGCGGTGCATCTGGAGGATGCCGGCGAACTGGCCATCGCCTTGCTGGGCGCCTGGCGAGCCGGGGCCCAGGTACTGCTGCCCGCCGACCTGCAGGCACAGACCCGGGCGCGCTGGAGCGCCCAGGTCGAGCTGTGGCTCAGCGACGAGCCAGGCGACCATAGCCTGGCATCGCTTTCAGGCGTACCGCTGGCACCTGCCGACCTGGACCTGGACGCCTGCCGGATCAGCCTGTGCACCTCAGGATCCAGCGGCGAGCCCAAGCGCATCGACAAGCAACTGCGCCAGCTGGCCAACGAAGTACAAGCCCTCGAGCGCCTCTGGGGCGCCGACCTGGGCGATGCCTGGATCATCGGCAGCGTCGCCACACAACACATCTATGGGTTGTTGTTCCGCGTCCTCTGGCCGCTGTGCGCAGGGCGCGGCTTCCTGCGTCGCCAGTTGCCCTTCCCGGAAGACCTGCAATGTGCCAGCCGCGAACAGCCGGGCTTCGCCTGGGTGGCAAGCCCGGCACTGCTCAAGCGCATGGGCGACAACCTCGATTGGCCGGCCCTGGGCCAGGTGCGCCGGGTGTTCTCCTCCGGCGGCGCCCTGCCCGGGGACGCCGCGCAGCAGTTGCATCGGCGCCTGGGCCAGTGGCCGGTGGAAATCCTCGGAAGCTCCGAGACCGGTGGCATCGCCTGGCGCGAGGGCGATGCCCCATGGCGTCCGTTCGAAGGCATTACCCTGAGCCAATCGGCGGATGGCGCCCTGTGCGTCGCCTCGCCCTACCTGCCGCACGGCCATGTCGAACACACCGCCGATGCCGTGCAGTTCACCGACGATGGCCGATTCCACCTGCTTGGGCGCCTGGACCGCATCGTCAAGCTCGAAGAAAAGCGCATCTCGCTGCCGCTGCTGGAGCAGGCGCTGTGCGCCCACGAATGGGTCAGCGAAGCGCGACTGGGCGTTGTGCAGCAAGGCCGTGCGTTTCTCGGCGCCTTGCTCGTGCCCAGCCCCGCCGGCCTGCACCAGCTGCGTACCCAGGGGCGTCGCGCCCTGCTCGATACGCTGCGCCAGCACCTGGCGCAACATTGCGAAAGCCTGGCCCTGCCACGGCGCTGGCGCCTGCTGCGGCAGCTGCCGCTCAACGGCCAGGGCAAGCTGCCCCAGGCGCAGGTCCAAGCACTACTGCAGGCCCCACGCAACAATGCTCCGGACGTGCTCCAGGCGACACCTGACGACCAGCAACTGAGCCTGCGCCTGGCGGTACCGGCGGACCTGGCCTGCTTCACCGGGCACTTTCCCACCACCCCCATTCTGCCCGGCGTGGTGCAGGTCGACTGGGCCATGACCCTGGCCACGCCCCTGCTGCCGCAAGGGCTGCGCTTCGCCGGCATGGAAGTGCTGAAGTTCCAGCAACTGGTTCGCCCAGGCGACGAGCTGGAGCTGACCCTGCGCTACGAGGCCCAGCGCGGCAAGCTCTACTTCACCTACGCCAGCAACGGCCAGGCCTGTTCCAGCGGCCGCATTCTCCTGGAGCCCAACGGTGCATAG
- a CDS encoding acyl-CoA thioesterase, which produces MRKPGVFHVDTEILVPFFDVDSMHIVWHGHYVKYLEVARCALLERLGHDYPRMQASGYMWPVIDLQLRYIRGATFGQRLKVRASLVEWEHRLKINYLISDALSGERMTRASTVQVAVHIASGEMQLASPQAMLDAVDKVLA; this is translated from the coding sequence ATGCGTAAGCCTGGGGTATTCCATGTGGACACGGAGATCCTCGTGCCCTTCTTCGATGTCGACAGCATGCACATCGTCTGGCACGGCCACTACGTCAAGTACCTGGAAGTGGCCCGTTGCGCTCTGCTCGAACGCCTGGGCCACGACTACCCGCGCATGCAAGCCAGCGGCTACATGTGGCCGGTGATCGACCTGCAACTGCGCTACATTCGCGGCGCCACCTTCGGCCAACGCCTGAAGGTGCGCGCCAGCCTGGTGGAATGGGAGCACCGCCTGAAGATCAACTACCTGATCAGCGATGCACTCAGCGGCGAGCGCATGACCCGCGCCAGCACGGTGCAGGTCGCGGTGCACATCGCCAGCGGCGAAATGCAGCTGGCCTCGCCCCAGGCCATGCTCGATGCCGTCGACAAGGTGCTGGCATGA
- the hutH gene encoding histidine ammonia-lyase: MTTHPHEPVTFGEAPLAIEDILALSQRHARPLLQADAAYRERIARGARFVDSLLDKEGVIYGVTTGYGDSCVVAVPLEHVEALPRHLYTFHGCGLGRLLDAPATRAVLAARLRSLSHGMSGVRVALLERLQAFLEHDILPLIPEEGSVGASGDLTPLSYVAAALSGEREVMYRGQRRDSADVHRELGWQPLVLRPKEALALMNGTAVMTGLACLAYARADYLLQLATRITALNVIALQGNPEHFDERLFAAKPHPGQNQVAAWLRQDLAIEAPTAPLHRLQDRYSLRCAPHVLGVLADSLGWLRSFIETELNSANDNPIIDGDAERVLHGGHFYGGHIAFAMDSLKTLVANVADLLDRQLALLVDERYNHGLPSNLSGAEPERAMLNHGFKAVQIGASAWTAEALKLTLPASVFSRSTECHNQDKVSMGTIAARDALRVLELSEQVAAATLLAANQGVWLRGRAADANPLPPALASMHAALLQDFAPVTEDRALERELRLCLARIGERHWRLHA; this comes from the coding sequence ATGACGACGCATCCCCATGAGCCCGTGACCTTTGGCGAGGCCCCGCTCGCCATCGAGGACATCCTGGCCTTGAGCCAACGCCACGCCCGCCCACTGTTGCAGGCAGATGCCGCGTACCGCGAACGCATCGCCCGCGGCGCGCGTTTCGTCGACAGCCTGTTGGACAAGGAAGGGGTGATCTACGGGGTCACCACCGGTTATGGCGACTCCTGCGTGGTGGCCGTGCCGCTGGAGCATGTCGAGGCCTTGCCGCGCCACCTGTACACCTTCCACGGCTGTGGCCTTGGCCGGCTGCTCGACGCGCCGGCCACACGGGCGGTGCTGGCGGCCCGGCTGCGCTCGCTGAGCCACGGCATGTCGGGGGTGCGCGTGGCGTTGTTGGAGCGCCTACAGGCGTTTCTCGAGCACGACATCCTGCCGCTGATTCCCGAGGAAGGCTCGGTCGGCGCCAGTGGCGACCTGACACCGCTGTCCTACGTCGCTGCAGCCCTGTCGGGCGAGCGCGAGGTGATGTACCGGGGGCAGCGCCGCGACAGCGCCGATGTGCACCGCGAGCTGGGCTGGCAGCCCTTGGTGCTACGCCCCAAGGAAGCCCTGGCGCTGATGAACGGCACCGCGGTGATGACCGGTCTGGCCTGCCTGGCCTATGCCCGCGCTGATTACCTGCTGCAGTTGGCCACGCGCATCACGGCGCTGAACGTCATCGCCTTGCAAGGCAACCCTGAACACTTCGACGAGCGCCTGTTCGCCGCCAAGCCACACCCCGGCCAGAACCAGGTCGCCGCCTGGTTGCGCCAGGACCTGGCCATCGAGGCCCCGACGGCGCCCCTGCACCGCTTGCAGGATCGCTACTCGCTGCGTTGCGCGCCCCATGTGCTGGGCGTGCTGGCCGACAGCCTGGGCTGGTTGCGCAGCTTCATCGAGACCGAGCTCAACAGCGCCAACGACAACCCGATCATCGACGGCGATGCCGAACGGGTGCTGCATGGCGGGCATTTCTACGGCGGCCATATCGCCTTCGCCATGGACAGCCTCAAGACCCTGGTAGCCAATGTCGCCGACCTGCTCGACCGCCAGCTGGCGCTGCTGGTGGACGAGCGCTACAACCATGGCCTGCCCAGCAACCTGTCCGGTGCCGAGCCCGAGCGCGCAATGCTCAACCATGGCTTCAAGGCCGTGCAGATCGGCGCCAGTGCCTGGACCGCCGAGGCCCTCAAGCTGACCCTGCCAGCCAGCGTGTTCTCGCGCTCCACCGAATGCCATAACCAGGACAAGGTGAGCATGGGCACCATCGCCGCCCGGGATGCCTTGCGCGTGCTGGAGCTGAGCGAACAGGTAGCCGCCGCGACGCTGTTGGCCGCCAACCAGGGGGTATGGCTGCGCGGCCGTGCGGCCGATGCCAACCCGTTGCCGCCGGCACTGGCAAGCATGCATGCCGCCCTGCTGCAGGACTTCGCCCCCGTCACCGAGGACCGCGCCCTGGAGCGCGAACTGCGCCTGTGCCTGGCGCGTATCGGCGAACGCCACTGGAGGCTGCATGCGTAA
- a CDS encoding acyl carrier protein produces the protein MQNREAIFNLLRDALVELFELDPASIRPESHLYQDLEIDSIDAIDLIDHIKRQTGKKITAEDFKSVRTVEDVVEAVHRLVNSAA, from the coding sequence ATGCAAAACCGCGAAGCCATCTTCAACCTCCTGCGCGATGCCCTGGTCGAGCTGTTCGAGCTCGATCCGGCCAGCATCCGCCCGGAGTCCCACCTCTATCAGGACCTGGAAATCGATAGCATCGACGCCATCGATTTGATCGACCATATCAAGCGCCAGACCGGCAAGAAGATCACCGCCGAGGACTTCAAGTCCGTGCGCACCGTAGAGGATGTGGTCGAGGCGGTGCACCGCCTGGTGAATTCCGCCGCATGA
- a CDS encoding outer membrane lipoprotein carrier protein LolA, with product MRRLAGYLLMAALLLAGPQAMAFSLDDLQKQLGASAVVKGPFVQEKHLRALPQPLVSQGRFVLARDHGLLWLLQTPLRQDYRITADGIARRDASGWQKLPSQSAGAQQNRLFFAVLQGDSSGLQRDFELSLTGDAEHWQLHLVPRSLLLKQVFTHIDIAGGRFVERIVLAETQGDSTVLRMPGSTGATALSDSERSDFAD from the coding sequence ATGAGGCGCCTGGCGGGTTACCTGCTGATGGCCGCCTTGCTGCTGGCCGGCCCGCAGGCCATGGCGTTCAGCCTGGATGATCTGCAAAAACAGCTCGGTGCATCGGCAGTGGTGAAGGGCCCCTTCGTCCAGGAGAAGCACTTGCGCGCCCTGCCCCAACCGCTGGTGAGCCAGGGCCGCTTCGTCCTGGCCCGCGACCACGGGCTGCTCTGGCTGCTGCAGACACCGCTGCGCCAGGATTACCGCATCACCGCCGACGGCATAGCCCGGCGCGACGCCAGTGGTTGGCAGAAGCTGCCCAGCCAGAGTGCCGGGGCGCAGCAGAACCGCCTGTTCTTCGCCGTGCTGCAAGGCGACAGCAGTGGCCTGCAGCGCGACTTCGAACTGAGCCTCACCGGCGATGCCGAACACTGGCAATTGCACCTGGTGCCTCGTTCGTTGCTGCTCAAGCAGGTGTTCACCCACATCGATATTGCCGGCGGGCGTTTCGTGGAGCGTATCGTGCTGGCCGAAACCCAGGGCGACAGCACCGTGCTGCGCATGCCTGGCAGCACCGGCGCCACGGCCTTGAGCGATTCGGAGCGCAGTGACTTTGCCGACTGA
- a CDS encoding hotdog family protein produces the protein MITWPLAELLPHAGDMILIERIDSCDDEQIHTCTTVRPDGQFNRADGSLPAWLGLELMAQSVAAYAGCQARRQGRPVEMGFLLGTRKFECNVEAFPAGAQLHIHALRSLEDEGGMGVFECHLRGEGIHASARLNVYRPPQAASYLAEAGPEESQHD, from the coding sequence ATGATCACCTGGCCCTTGGCCGAACTGCTGCCCCACGCCGGGGACATGATCCTCATCGAGCGCATCGACAGCTGCGACGACGAGCAGATCCACACCTGCACGACGGTTCGCCCCGATGGCCAGTTCAACCGGGCCGACGGCAGCCTGCCCGCCTGGCTTGGCCTGGAACTGATGGCCCAGAGCGTGGCGGCCTATGCCGGCTGCCAGGCACGCCGCCAGGGGCGTCCCGTGGAAATGGGTTTTCTGCTCGGTACGCGCAAGTTCGAATGCAATGTCGAGGCGTTTCCCGCCGGTGCGCAGTTGCACATCCATGCCCTGCGCTCCCTCGAGGACGAGGGCGGCATGGGCGTGTTCGAATGTCACCTGCGCGGCGAAGGCATCCATGCCAGCGCCCGCCTGAATGTCTATCGCCCGCCGCAAGCTGCCAGCTACCTGGCCGAGGCGGGCCCGGAGGAGTCGCAGCATGACTGA
- a CDS encoding MMPL family transporter, producing the protein MTLPTERLLPRLFLALLLAVLALAGWQWHRGAPVSADLMTLVPGAAQDELVARAEQRMQAPLNRQLLVLVGHADRQQALGLAERLAGQWQASGLFEQVQWNLQTDLQAIRAQVLQGRLAMLGATDRQQLLAQPDTFIEQRVQALFDPFAGFSLLANQDDWLGLGARVQASQAKPANVELDTASGALVAEAGGRHWVMLRASTRGDAFDLQLPLQVADLLASGRQLAEQQGAQLLAASGLLHAASGQRQASREITWVGGGATLGILLLLLLAFRRWRVLLAFVPVLVGMLFGTVICTALFGRVHVMTLVLGSSLIGVAVDYPLHYLSKSWSLRPWHSWTAVRLTLPGLSLSLATTCIGYLALAFTPFPALTQIAAFSAAGLVGAYLSAVCLLPALLGGTQLRPARWPLRIAQMLTDLRERVLAKVPSAALLALLLAFCATGLWQLQTRNDIRQWVGAPPQLLEEAQAVARITGYQPTSQFYLVRASDETQLLERLQTLAGKLDELVDLGKLKGYMTLSQRVASPAQQRQLQQALGQLPDHWQPLLALGVPETALRGELQQLQALPLLTIDQVLAGPLGEAWRPLWLGRTDDGVAAVVSLQGQGDVALLRLQAQDLPGVQLVDRLGELNQLFAATQVSAAELKLLSCGLILVLLVLPFGLGAALRIVALPLLAALCSLACLGWLGQPLTLFSLFGLLLVTAIGVDYAILMHERIGGTAVSLLGTLLAAATTWLSFGLLALSSTPAVSNFGLAVSLGLVFSFLLAPWAASRERGDIAP; encoded by the coding sequence GTGACTTTGCCGACTGAACGACTGCTGCCCAGGCTGTTCCTGGCCCTTTTGCTGGCCGTGCTCGCTCTGGCAGGCTGGCAATGGCATCGCGGCGCTCCCGTTTCCGCTGACCTGATGACCCTGGTGCCAGGGGCTGCGCAGGACGAGCTGGTCGCGCGCGCCGAACAGCGCATGCAAGCGCCGCTCAACCGCCAGCTGCTGGTACTGGTCGGCCATGCCGATCGCCAGCAGGCGCTGGGCCTGGCTGAGCGCCTGGCAGGCCAGTGGCAGGCCAGCGGCCTCTTCGAGCAGGTGCAATGGAACCTGCAGACCGACCTGCAGGCCATACGCGCCCAGGTGCTGCAAGGCCGCCTGGCGATGCTCGGCGCCACCGACCGCCAACAGCTGCTGGCACAGCCCGACACCTTCATCGAACAACGCGTGCAGGCGCTGTTCGATCCGTTCGCAGGCTTCAGCTTGCTGGCCAACCAGGACGACTGGCTGGGCCTGGGTGCGCGCGTCCAGGCCAGCCAAGCCAAACCCGCCAATGTCGAGCTGGACACGGCCAGCGGCGCCCTGGTCGCCGAGGCAGGCGGCAGGCACTGGGTAATGCTGCGCGCCAGCACCCGCGGCGATGCCTTCGACCTGCAGCTGCCGTTGCAGGTCGCCGACCTGCTCGCCAGCGGCCGCCAGCTGGCCGAACAGCAAGGCGCCCAACTGCTGGCTGCCAGCGGCCTGCTGCATGCGGCCAGCGGCCAACGCCAGGCCAGCCGGGAAATCACCTGGGTGGGCGGCGGCGCCACGCTGGGCATCCTGCTGCTATTGCTGTTGGCCTTCCGCCGCTGGCGGGTGCTGTTGGCCTTCGTGCCGGTGCTGGTGGGCATGCTGTTCGGCACGGTGATCTGCACGGCCCTGTTCGGCCGCGTGCATGTCATGACCCTGGTGCTGGGTTCGAGCCTGATCGGCGTGGCGGTGGACTACCCGCTGCACTACCTGTCCAAGAGCTGGAGCCTGCGCCCCTGGCACAGCTGGACAGCCGTGCGCCTGACCTTGCCCGGGCTGAGCCTGAGCCTGGCGACCACCTGCATCGGCTACCTGGCCTTGGCCTTCACACCCTTCCCGGCGCTGACCCAGATCGCAGCGTTTTCCGCCGCCGGCCTGGTCGGCGCCTACCTGAGTGCGGTGTGCCTGCTGCCGGCCTTGCTCGGCGGCACGCAGCTGCGCCCGGCGCGCTGGCCGCTGCGTATCGCCCAGATGCTGACCGACCTGCGCGAACGCGTGTTGGCCAAGGTACCGAGCGCCGCCCTGCTTGCCCTGCTGCTGGCGTTCTGCGCTACAGGTTTGTGGCAACTGCAGACGCGAAACGACATCCGCCAGTGGGTCGGTGCACCGCCACAGCTGCTCGAAGAAGCCCAGGCCGTGGCCCGGATCACCGGCTACCAGCCGACCAGCCAGTTCTACCTGGTGCGCGCCAGTGATGAAACACAGCTGCTCGAGCGCCTGCAGACACTGGCCGGCAAGCTCGATGAACTGGTCGACCTGGGCAAGCTCAAGGGTTACATGACGCTCAGCCAGCGGGTGGCCAGCCCGGCGCAGCAACGGCAGTTGCAGCAGGCCTTGGGGCAGTTGCCCGACCATTGGCAACCCCTGTTGGCCCTAGGGGTGCCTGAAACAGCCTTGCGCGGCGAACTGCAGCAGCTGCAGGCCTTGCCCCTGCTGACGATCGACCAGGTACTCGCCGGCCCGCTGGGCGAAGCCTGGCGGCCACTGTGGCTGGGCCGCACCGACGATGGCGTGGCCGCCGTCGTCAGCCTGCAAGGCCAGGGCGATGTCGCCTTGCTTCGCCTGCAGGCCCAGGACCTGCCGGGTGTGCAGTTGGTCGACCGGCTGGGTGAACTCAACCAGCTGTTCGCCGCCACCCAGGTCAGCGCCGCCGAACTCAAGCTGCTGTCCTGTGGGCTGATCCTGGTCCTGCTGGTGCTGCCCTTCGGGCTGGGCGCGGCCTTGCGCATCGTCGCCCTGCCGCTACTGGCGGCGCTGTGCAGCCTGGCCTGCCTCGGCTGGCTAGGGCAGCCACTGACCCTGTTCAGCCTGTTCGGCCTGCTGCTGGTGACCGCCATCGGCGTGGACTATGCCATCCTGATGCATGAGCGCATCGGCGGTACCGCGGTCAGCCTGCTGGGCACCTTGCTGGCGGCGGCCACCACTTGGTTGTCGTTCGGCCTGCTGGCGCTGTCCAGCACGCCGGCAGTGAGCAACTTCGGCCTGGCCGTGAGCCTGGGGCTGGTGTTCAGCTTCCTGCTGGCGCCTTGGGCGGCGAGCCGCGAGCGAGGGGACATCGCGCCATGA